The following are encoded in a window of Verrucomicrobiia bacterium genomic DNA:
- a CDS encoding choice-of-anchor tandem repeat GloVer-containing protein translates to MKPFVVFWLALVTAFSINSAGAAGRQTISGHRPPGISRLAPVDRMAADRQLDITIGLPLRDREELTNLLQQIYDPASTNFHHYLRPEEFAARFGPSESDYQTLIAFANSNHLAVTTLHSNRTLVALRGSTANIERAFHVNLRVFKHPTEARNFFAPDAEPSVDLAIPVLGVSGLDDFVIPHPANLKTNALFEAADDSGTPQALPAGSGPRGNFIGGDFRAAYAPGVTLDGTGQSIGFFELDGYYPGDIRLYEAIAGLPNITLTNVLLDGATGGAGGNNVEVALDIETAIAMAPGLSRVIVYEGFNYDDVLNRMATDNQAQQLSSSWFFGSANDPLREQIFQQFAAQGQSFFESSGDNGAFTGSIPVPADEPFATVVGGTSLTTTTPGGAWLSETAWPSSGGGISTTFPIPIWQEGLDMTANQGSSTKRNLPDVACLGDAVFWIVANNGQNAVTGGTSASTPLWAAFCALANQQAALNGSPSVGFLNPSLYTIGKSTNSSAAFHDITTGNNFSSGSGTHFSATTGYDLCTGWGSMTGSNMITALLPPTDALQIIPADAIIFSGPTGGPFSPSPQTYTLTNSGSVPLDWSLANLPPWLDADVSSGRLSRSKPVLVNLTPNAAANTLAPGNYSATIWFTNLNDDFAQSRQVTLAVISFISISNSTLAPLFSFTGGDDGGGPNELIQLADGRLYGTTRFGGEQNAGTIFAIAPGGFLSSLYSFTGTNDGANPFAALTQGADGNLYGTTFQGGLFDNGTLFETDTNGNFTTITSFNMTDGDLPFSKLATGSDGNFYGTTYQGSPSSFGSVYRVSPGGSITTIRSFTNDANGALLHAAVTVASDGSLYGTTFAGGTFNLGTVFKISTNGIFTSLLSFAETNGANPYGGVVQGVNGNFYGVTANGGSQTNGVLFEMSPGGAILNLYSFTGGSDGAQPAAPLLLAADGNFYGSTPYGGVYGDGTLFRLAPDFTLTTIAQFDGFNGANPQAALTQGTDGNLYGTTPNGGSSGHGAIFVFSVQSPPQFVTQPQSTSAFIGSTVIFSVSTFASPPLTYQWYENGARLSDGPTVSGSATPTLTLKDITPDSSAAYYVTIQNALNKTNSHGAFLTVLDQPLKFLLQPTNLTLTPGATANFSIAVSGNQPITYQWQRNGLNLTNAGNISGVLSSNLTITNVTEANNGNYSILVSNALGAAVSSNGSLTVIPVSAPGTLFTGLRFYAGGNDGSKPSRMTLGSDGNLYGTTQFGGASRRGAVYRVGMDGTVTNIASFGLDGGFGPSGGVVQGLDGNYYGTTEFGGTNAVGNVFSVTPDGTFTNLYSFTGGVDGYNPIAPLVRDAGGNFYGSTQNGGDAGLGNIFRVTPDGELTNIYSFTNGIDSAAPTNSLIFGPDGRLYGVTQFGGANSMGSVFRLTTNGVFSTIYSFTGGNDGSAPNDLLLGADGTFYGTTRHSTMLGRFQFYGIVFNLTTNGVFTLLYTQNSFDGHYPAAGLTAGNDGNFYGTCEQGGTNGNNGTIFRISPSAVPIPVPVSLVSFDGIDEGSHPEMPLTFGSDGNLYGTTSSGGPGGGGTIFRLSPTGAPVITAQPVAQTLFPGPTVSFSAAAFGAPTLNYHWLLNSNSLADGGNVSGSFTRVLTLSNVTTNDTGYYSVQVANSLGATTSLAVLLNVLAPPQFVSTIVTNGTFQFTWSAIPGHSYQLQSTATIAPVNWANLGAAINATNHFLSATNAINGTSQYYFRVITH, encoded by the coding sequence GTGAAACCATTCGTTGTTTTTTGGCTCGCACTCGTCACCGCCTTTTCCATCAACTCCGCCGGCGCAGCCGGCCGTCAAACCATCTCCGGGCATCGGCCGCCGGGCATTTCCCGCCTCGCGCCAGTTGATCGCATGGCCGCGGATCGCCAGCTTGACATCACCATCGGCCTGCCGTTGCGCGACCGCGAGGAACTCACCAATCTCCTGCAACAGATTTACGATCCCGCGAGCACCAACTTCCATCATTATCTGCGCCCGGAAGAATTCGCCGCCCGCTTCGGCCCTTCTGAATCGGATTATCAAACGCTCATTGCCTTTGCGAATTCGAATCATCTCGCCGTGACCACGCTGCATTCCAACCGCACGCTCGTCGCCCTGCGCGGTTCGACTGCGAATATTGAACGCGCCTTTCACGTGAACCTGCGTGTCTTCAAACACCCCACCGAAGCCCGCAATTTTTTTGCGCCCGATGCCGAGCCTTCCGTGGATCTCGCCATTCCCGTTTTGGGCGTGAGCGGCCTGGATGATTTTGTCATTCCCCACCCGGCAAATTTGAAAACGAACGCCCTCTTTGAAGCCGCCGACGACTCTGGCACTCCACAGGCGTTGCCCGCCGGTTCGGGCCCGCGCGGCAATTTCATCGGCGGCGATTTTCGCGCGGCTTACGCCCCGGGCGTCACGCTCGATGGGACCGGTCAATCAATCGGTTTTTTTGAATTGGATGGTTATTACCCCGGCGACATCCGGCTGTATGAAGCCATCGCCGGACTCCCGAATATCACGCTGACCAATGTCCTGCTTGATGGCGCCACCGGCGGGGCGGGAGGAAATAATGTCGAAGTGGCGCTGGATATTGAAACTGCCATCGCCATGGCGCCCGGCCTTTCGCGCGTGATCGTTTATGAAGGATTTAATTATGACGACGTCCTCAACCGCATGGCCACGGACAATCAGGCGCAGCAACTGAGTTCGTCCTGGTTTTTTGGCTCGGCCAATGACCCGTTGCGTGAACAAATTTTCCAGCAATTTGCGGCTCAGGGACAATCCTTTTTTGAATCGTCCGGCGACAATGGCGCTTTTACCGGCAGCATTCCCGTTCCCGCGGATGAACCATTCGCAACCGTGGTGGGCGGCACATCGTTGACAACCACCACTCCCGGTGGCGCATGGCTTTCCGAAACCGCCTGGCCGAGCAGCGGCGGCGGCATCAGCACGACTTTCCCGATTCCGATTTGGCAGGAAGGCCTCGACATGACCGCCAATCAAGGCTCGAGCACCAAACGCAACCTTCCTGATGTCGCCTGCCTCGGCGACGCCGTTTTTTGGATCGTCGCAAACAATGGCCAAAACGCCGTCACTGGCGGCACGAGCGCCTCCACGCCGTTATGGGCCGCTTTCTGCGCGCTCGCCAACCAGCAAGCCGCTCTCAACGGCAGTCCAAGCGTGGGTTTTCTCAACCCAAGCCTTTATACGATTGGCAAAAGCACCAATTCCAGCGCCGCGTTTCATGACATCACTACGGGAAATAATTTCAGCAGCGGCAGCGGCACTCATTTCTCCGCCACTACCGGCTACGATCTTTGCACCGGCTGGGGTTCGATGACCGGCAGCAATATGATCACCGCTTTGCTTCCACCCACCGATGCCTTGCAGATCATTCCTGCGGACGCCATCATTTTTTCCGGCCCAACCGGTGGTCCCTTTTCTCCTTCTCCCCAAACTTACACTCTTACCAACTCCGGCTCGGTGCCCCTGGATTGGTCGCTCGCCAATCTTCCACCGTGGCTCGACGCCGACGTATCCAGCGGCCGGCTTAGCCGAAGCAAACCAGTTCTCGTCAACCTCACTCCAAATGCCGCCGCCAACACTCTCGCTCCGGGCAATTATTCAGCCACCATCTGGTTTACTAATCTCAACGATGATTTCGCGCAAAGCCGTCAGGTCACGCTCGCAGTCATTTCTTTCATCTCAATCTCAAATTCAACCCTCGCTCCATTATTTTCTTTCACGGGCGGCGATGATGGCGGCGGCCCCAACGAATTAATTCAACTCGCCGATGGAAGATTATATGGAACCACCCGCTTCGGCGGCGAACAAAATGCTGGAACGATTTTCGCCATCGCTCCCGGCGGATTTTTGAGCAGCCTTTATTCTTTTACCGGCACAAACGACGGCGCGAATCCTTTCGCCGCCCTCACGCAGGGCGCAGATGGCAACCTCTACGGCACCACTTTTCAAGGCGGGTTGTTTGACAATGGCACACTCTTCGAGACGGATACCAATGGCAATTTCACAACGATAACGTCCTTCAACATGACCGATGGCGACCTTCCCTTCAGCAAACTGGCGACGGGTTCTGATGGCAATTTTTATGGCACGACTTACCAGGGCAGCCCCTCCTCCTTCGGCAGCGTCTATCGCGTCTCACCCGGCGGCTCAATCACCACCATTCGTTCTTTCACCAATGATGCCAATGGCGCGCTGCTCCACGCCGCCGTGACCGTCGCCAGTGACGGCAGTTTATATGGCACGACTTTCGCCGGCGGAACTTTCAATCTCGGCACGGTTTTCAAAATCAGCACCAATGGGATTTTCACCAGCCTGCTTTCTTTCGCTGAAACCAACGGCGCGAATCCGTACGGGGGAGTTGTTCAGGGAGTTAACGGAAATTTCTACGGCGTCACTGCCAACGGCGGCAGCCAGACCAACGGCGTCCTGTTTGAAATGTCCCCCGGTGGCGCGATCCTGAATCTCTATTCCTTTACCGGCGGCAGCGATGGCGCGCAACCGGCCGCCCCGCTTCTCCTCGCAGCCGATGGAAATTTCTACGGCTCCACTCCTTACGGCGGTGTTTATGGCGACGGCACATTATTCCGCCTCGCGCCGGATTTCACTTTGACCACCATCGCGCAGTTCGACGGCTTCAACGGCGCCAACCCGCAGGCAGCGCTGACCCAGGGAACCGATGGTAATCTTTACGGCACCACACCGAATGGCGGTTCCAGTGGTCACGGGGCGATCTTCGTGTTCAGCGTCCAGTCGCCGCCGCAATTCGTCACCCAGCCCCAAAGCACATCCGCCTTCATCGGTTCAACCGTGATCTTTAGTGTGTCCACCTTTGCCAGTCCGCCGCTGACTTATCAATGGTACGAGAATGGCGCGAGATTGTCGGATGGCCCGACGGTTTCCGGTTCGGCCACGCCCACCCTGACGTTGAAAGATATTACCCCCGACAGTTCCGCGGCTTATTATGTGACCATTCAGAATGCCCTGAATAAAACCAATAGCCACGGTGCTTTTCTCACAGTGTTGGATCAGCCTCTTAAATTTCTGTTGCAACCCACCAACCTTACCCTTACCCCGGGCGCCACCGCGAATTTCTCCATCGCCGTTTCCGGCAATCAACCCATCACCTACCAGTGGCAGCGGAACGGCCTCAACCTCACCAATGCCGGAAACATCTCCGGCGTGCTGTCGTCCAATCTCACCATCACCAACGTCACCGAAGCCAATAACGGAAATTATTCCATTCTCGTATCCAACGCGCTCGGCGCTGCGGTCAGTTCCAACGGCTCGCTCACCGTCATTCCCGTTTCGGCCCCCGGCACACTCTTTACCGGCTTGCGTTTCTATGCCGGCGGCAACGATGGCTCCAAACCCAGCCGCATGACGCTGGGCAGTGACGGGAATCTTTACGGCACAACTCAATTCGGCGGTGCCTCTCGCCGGGGCGCCGTCTATCGCGTCGGCATGGACGGCACGGTAACGAACATCGCTTCCTTTGGTTTGGACGGCGGCTTCGGCCCGTCCGGCGGCGTGGTGCAAGGCTTGGATGGAAATTATTACGGAACCACTGAATTCGGCGGAACCAATGCCGTCGGAAATGTTTTTAGCGTGACCCCGGATGGCACGTTCACGAACCTCTATTCCTTCACCGGCGGCGTGGATGGTTATAACCCCATCGCGCCGCTCGTCCGCGATGCCGGCGGAAATTTCTACGGCTCGACGCAAAACGGCGGTGATGCCGGGCTCGGAAATATATTCCGCGTCACACCGGATGGAGAACTTACGAATATCTATTCCTTCACCAACGGAATTGACAGCGCCGCCCCGACCAACAGTTTGATCTTCGGTCCCGATGGCCGTCTCTACGGCGTGACCCAATTCGGCGGGGCCAATTCCATGGGCAGCGTCTTCCGGCTCACGACCAACGGCGTTTTCTCCACCATCTATTCCTTCACCGGAGGAAATGACGGCAGCGCGCCAAATGACCTTTTGCTGGGCGCCGACGGCACTTTCTACGGCACCACCCGGCACAGCACAATGCTTGGACGATTCCAATTTTATGGAATCGTTTTCAACCTGACGACCAATGGGGTGTTCACACTGCTCTATACCCAGAACAGCTTCGATGGCCACTATCCCGCCGCTGGGCTCACCGCCGGCAACGACGGCAACTTCTACGGCACCTGCGAACAGGGCGGCACCAACGGCAACAACGGCACCATCTTCCGCATTTCGCCCAGCGCCGTCCCCATTCCGGTCCCGGTGTCGCTGGTGAGTTTCGATGGCATTGATGAAGGCTCTCATCCCGAAATGCCCCTTACTTTCGGCTCCGATGGCAATCTTTATGGAACCACCAGTAGCGGTGGTCCCGGCGGCGGCGGCACGATATTCCGGTTGAGCCCCACCGGCGCGCCCGTCATCACCGCGCAACCCGTGGCACAAACCCTCTTCCCGGGACCCACCGTGAGTTTTAGCGCCGCCGCTTTTGGCGCTCCAACGCTCAATTACCACTGGCTCCTCAATTCCAATAGCCTCGCCGATGGCGGAAATGTTTCCGGCTCGTTCACCCGCGTCCTGACCCTTTCCAACGTGACGACCAATGACACCGGCTACTACTCAGTGCAGGTCGCAAATTCCCTCGGCGCAACCACCAGTCTGGCGGTGTTGCTGAACGTGCTGGCGCCACCACAATTTGTTTCGACCATAGTCACCAATGGCACATTCCAATTCACTTGGAGCGCTATTCCCGGTCACAGCTACCAACTGCAATCCACTGCGACCATTGCGCCGGTGAATTGGGCAAACCTCGGCGCAGCGATCAACGCCACCAACCATTTCCTCAGCGCCACCAACGCCATCAACGGAACCTCACAATACTATTTCCGCGTCATCACCCATTAA
- a CDS encoding response regulator — translation MDLPAERVTMSETPIPVLLVEDNNDDIFFMKRALKRAGLPWTLHVVTDGQQALNYLAGNGAYANRAEFPLPAFILLDLKLPYRNGLEILAWIRTHPELNQLTVFVLTSSPEEKDQKRAAELGAKAYFLKPPSEALLKHIAERI, via the coding sequence TTGGATCTCCCTGCGGAGCGCGTGACCATGAGCGAAACTCCCATTCCCGTCCTGCTCGTCGAAGACAACAACGACGATATTTTTTTCATGAAACGCGCGCTCAAACGCGCCGGGTTGCCGTGGACTTTGCACGTCGTGACCGACGGTCAACAGGCGTTGAATTATCTCGCGGGAAATGGCGCCTACGCCAACCGCGCCGAATTTCCCCTGCCCGCATTCATCCTGCTCGACCTGAAACTGCCTTATCGCAACGGCCTTGAAATCCTCGCCTGGATACGCACGCATCCCGAACTCAACCAACTCACCGTCTTCGTCCTGACCTCCTCGCCCGAGGAAAAAGACCAGAAACGCGCCGCCGAATTGGGAGCCAAAGCGTATTTCCTCAAGCCCCCCAGCGAAGCCTTATTAAAACACATCGCCGAGCGGATTTAG
- a CDS encoding PAS domain S-box protein, producing MSLKPEHENLLEEKTRRLEILNRVGNSLASELDLERLVQTVTDAGREVTGAAFGAFFYNIKNEKGESYTLYTLSGAPREAFSKFPMPRNTAIFDPTFKGTGIIRIDDVLQDPRYGKNAPYHGMPKGHLPVRSYLAVPVISRSGDVLGGLFFGHPEPGIFSKDAEDVMAAIASQAAVAIDNANLYRSVKNELAAQVRTREALAESEARFKAVLDHCSTMVFIKDTHGKYIQINRHFEKIFQVTQDKIVGKTDFDLFSKETAEQFRANDLTVQREGQPIEVEETVTQADGPHSYISIKFPLRQADGTIYAIAGISTDITERKRNEEASRRLAAIVDSSDDAIVGKDLHGIIHSWNAAAGRIFGYAADEIIGRPVLDLIPLDRQNEEHQILSRIRRGDRVDHFETIRQRKDGSLIDVSITTSPIKDETGKIIGASKIARDISGRKEAERRQKVLYDLVTAVNRAAESSEIFELAIEAICRSLDTKRASILLYDPDGVMRFKASRGLSEEYQRAVEGHSPWTPESVDPQPIGIADVADDSAAKKFRAIFQRENIRALAFIPLTYEGRLLGKFMIYHDHVHHFTEAEFHVALTICTQVAFAVQRKISGEALEKLVNERTASLREAIAQMEEFSYSVSHDLRSPLRTIKGYAQALTEDFSATLGEEGREYLERILSSSTRMEQLIHDVLTYSRVSRMDVTLQTVSLEKLVHDLLRQYPEFEPARADIFVQPNLPAIIGHEPSLGQCIANLLNNAVKFVAPGVKPSIRITAETREAFTTLRIKDNGIGIPPEFQHRLFSMFERIHPENTYEGTGIGLAIVRKAVERMGGKVGVISDGKTGTEFWISLRSA from the coding sequence ATGTCATTGAAACCCGAGCACGAGAATTTGCTGGAGGAAAAAACCCGGCGATTGGAAATCCTCAATCGCGTCGGCAACTCTTTGGCGAGCGAGCTTGACCTGGAACGCCTCGTGCAAACCGTGACCGATGCCGGCCGCGAAGTCACCGGCGCCGCGTTCGGCGCCTTTTTCTACAACATAAAAAATGAAAAAGGCGAGTCCTACACCCTTTACACTCTCTCCGGCGCGCCCCGCGAAGCCTTTTCAAAATTTCCCATGCCGCGCAACACGGCTATCTTTGATCCGACCTTCAAAGGCACCGGCATCATCCGCATAGATGATGTTTTGCAGGACCCGCGCTATGGAAAAAATGCGCCTTACCACGGCATGCCCAAAGGCCATTTGCCCGTGCGCAGTTATCTCGCCGTGCCCGTGATCTCCCGCTCCGGCGATGTGCTTGGCGGCCTTTTCTTCGGCCATCCCGAGCCCGGTATTTTTTCCAAAGACGCCGAGGATGTCATGGCCGCCATCGCCAGCCAGGCAGCGGTGGCGATTGATAATGCGAACCTCTATCGCTCGGTGAAAAATGAACTCGCGGCCCAGGTGCGCACGCGGGAAGCGCTGGCCGAAAGCGAGGCCCGCTTCAAGGCAGTGCTTGACCATTGCTCCACCATGGTTTTCATCAAGGACACTCACGGAAAATATATTCAGATCAATCGCCATTTCGAAAAAATTTTCCAGGTCACTCAGGATAAAATCGTTGGGAAGACCGACTTCGATTTATTCTCCAAAGAAACCGCCGAACAATTCCGCGCCAATGACCTGACCGTTCAGCGCGAAGGCCAGCCGATTGAAGTCGAAGAAACCGTTACCCAGGCCGACGGTCCGCATAGTTATATCTCCATCAAATTTCCCCTGCGGCAGGCGGATGGAACCATCTATGCCATCGCCGGCATTTCCACCGACATCACCGAGCGCAAGCGCAACGAGGAAGCTTCGCGTCGGCTCGCCGCCATCGTGGATTCCTCGGATGATGCCATCGTCGGCAAAGACCTGCACGGAATCATCCACAGTTGGAACGCCGCCGCCGGCCGCATTTTCGGCTACGCCGCCGATGAAATTATCGGCCGCCCGGTGCTCGATTTGATCCCGCTGGATCGCCAGAACGAAGAGCATCAAATCCTCAGCCGCATCCGCCGCGGCGACCGCGTGGACCATTTTGAAACCATTCGCCAGCGCAAGGACGGCTCGTTGATTGATGTCTCGATCACGACTTCTCCCATCAAGGACGAGACCGGGAAAATCATCGGCGCGTCGAAAATCGCCCGCGACATTTCCGGGCGAAAAGAGGCCGAGCGCCGCCAAAAAGTCCTTTACGATTTGGTCACGGCGGTGAATCGCGCCGCGGAATCCTCTGAGATTTTTGAACTGGCCATCGAAGCCATTTGCCGTTCACTCGACACCAAGCGCGCTTCCATTTTGTTATACGATCCTGACGGCGTCATGCGTTTCAAGGCGTCGCGCGGCTTGAGCGAGGAATATCAGCGCGCCGTCGAAGGCCATTCGCCGTGGACGCCGGAGTCCGTGGATCCGCAGCCGATCGGCATCGCCGACGTGGCCGATGATTCTGCGGCGAAAAAATTTCGCGCCATTTTCCAGCGCGAAAATATTCGCGCGCTCGCCTTTATCCCGTTGACCTACGAAGGCAGGCTGCTCGGCAAGTTCATGATTTATCACGATCATGTCCATCACTTCACCGAGGCGGAATTTCACGTGGCCTTGACTATCTGCACCCAGGTCGCCTTCGCCGTGCAACGGAAAATCAGCGGCGAAGCCCTCGAAAAATTGGTGAACGAACGCACCGCCTCGCTGCGCGAAGCCATCGCGCAAATGGAGGAATTTTCCTACAGCGTCTCCCATGATCTCCGCTCGCCGCTGCGCACCATCAAGGGTTACGCGCAAGCCTTGACCGAGGATTTCAGCGCCACACTCGGCGAAGAGGGACGCGAATACCTCGAACGCATTCTCTCCAGCAGCACCCGCATGGAACAACTGATCCACGATGTCCTGACTTACAGCCGCGTGAGCCGGATGGACGTCACATTGCAAACCGTTTCACTTGAAAAGCTCGTCCACGATCTCCTCCGCCAATATCCCGAATTTGAACCCGCGCGCGCCGATATTTTTGTGCAGCCCAACCTGCCGGCCATCATCGGGCACGAACCTTCGCTGGGCCAGTGCATCGCCAACCTTTTGAACAACGCCGTGAAATTTGTCGCGCCGGGCGTGAAACCCTCCATCCGCATCACCGCCGAAACTCGCGAGGCCTTTACGACGCTTCGCATCAAAGACAATGGCATCGGCATCCCTCCGGAATTTCAACACCGCCTGTTCTCCATGTTCGAGCGCATCCATCCTGAAAACACGTATGAAGGCACGGGCATCGGTTTGGCCATCGTGAGAAAAGCTGTCGAGCGCATGGGTGGAAAAGTGGGCGTCATCTCCGACGGCAAAACCGGCACGGAATTTTGGATCTCCCTGCGGAGCGCGTGA
- a CDS encoding sulfotransferase — MASSSIGDLAKIQAEPREIARWQKAQQHLLAGRHAPALQSYRELANRFPGVAQLWLELAMSAMGDIEFPLAHEALQRCLELAATDAPMLVLAGEQYQRLQRFDDARKAFELAVAADPNFTHAQLTLAAHLERMRRVDDAWGCVEEALKRAPNAAAAIYFRAFLLHRRGQNVEAETALRELIKSAPQDLGVKSSSRHLLGVVLDELGKPAEAMHWLGEAKALVRHTANAVALQKIYDQTDRRRRVLMAELNRATIDRWRQDGRADTHPYRLAFLGGHPRSGTTLVEQILGAHPAIMAFDEPEAFMREVVTALTPSDSARGLTLDGLNALSAAQRQNLRHRYWKSLLRDGNATPDAQVVVDKNPSPTSSLPVWLRMFPDVKVIIPLRDPRDVVLSCYFQNLTLTAGNVNFLSLQGAAQHFADLMDVWLRMKAIGGFDWIETRYESVVENLEAEGRRVTEFTGLPWHAQQAKFYESAKTKFVFAPTYHDVTKPAHKRAIGRWEKYAEQLAPVMEKLRPYCEALGYS, encoded by the coding sequence ATGGCGTCATCGAGTATCGGTGATCTGGCGAAAATACAAGCGGAGCCGCGCGAAATCGCCCGCTGGCAAAAGGCACAACAACACTTGCTCGCCGGACGGCATGCGCCCGCGCTTCAGAGCTATCGCGAATTGGCCAATCGTTTTCCGGGCGTGGCGCAGCTATGGCTCGAACTTGCGATGTCCGCGATGGGCGACATCGAATTTCCGCTCGCGCACGAAGCATTGCAAAGATGTCTCGAACTTGCCGCCACTGATGCTCCCATGCTGGTTCTCGCGGGGGAACAATACCAGCGGTTGCAACGATTCGACGACGCGCGGAAAGCGTTTGAACTTGCCGTGGCCGCGGATCCGAATTTCACGCACGCGCAACTGACGCTGGCCGCGCATCTCGAACGCATGCGGCGCGTGGACGACGCCTGGGGTTGCGTGGAGGAGGCGCTTAAGCGCGCGCCGAACGCGGCGGCGGCGATTTATTTTCGCGCGTTTCTGTTGCATCGCCGCGGGCAAAATGTGGAAGCCGAAACGGCGTTGCGTGAATTAATTAAGTCGGCTCCGCAAGACCTTGGGGTGAAAAGTTCAAGCCGCCATTTGCTCGGCGTGGTGCTGGATGAATTGGGAAAACCGGCGGAGGCGATGCACTGGCTTGGCGAAGCGAAGGCGCTGGTTCGGCACACGGCGAATGCGGTGGCGCTGCAAAAAATTTACGATCAGACGGACCGGCGGCGGCGCGTGTTGATGGCGGAATTGAATCGCGCGACGATTGACCGCTGGCGGCAGGATGGCCGCGCGGATACGCATCCGTATCGCCTGGCATTTCTCGGCGGACATCCGCGCAGCGGCACGACGCTGGTCGAACAAATTTTGGGCGCGCATCCGGCGATCATGGCGTTTGACGAACCGGAGGCGTTCATGCGCGAGGTGGTGACGGCGTTGACGCCGTCGGATTCGGCGCGCGGGTTGACGCTGGATGGACTGAACGCATTGAGCGCGGCGCAACGGCAAAATTTGCGGCATCGTTATTGGAAAAGTTTGTTGCGCGATGGCAACGCCACGCCCGACGCGCAGGTGGTGGTGGACAAAAATCCTTCGCCGACGTCGTCATTGCCGGTGTGGCTGCGGATGTTCCCGGACGTGAAAGTGATCATTCCGCTTCGCGACCCGCGCGACGTGGTGTTGAGCTGTTATTTTCAAAATCTCACGCTGACGGCGGGGAACGTGAATTTTCTGAGTCTTCAAGGCGCGGCGCAGCATTTCGCCGATTTGATGGATGTGTGGTTGCGCATGAAAGCGATCGGCGGTTTTGATTGGATCGAGACGCGTTACGAAAGCGTCGTGGAGAATTTGGAAGCTGAAGGCAGGCGCGTGACGGAGTTCACCGGTTTGCCGTGGCATGCGCAGCAGGCGAAGTTTTATGAATCGGCAAAAACGAAATTCGTCTTCGCACCGACGTATCATGACGTGACCAAACCGGCGCACAAACGGGCCATTGGGCGGTGGGAGAAATATGCGGAGCAACTTGCGCCGGTCATGGAGAAGCTTCGGCCTTATTGTGAGGCGTTGGGGTATTCGTGA